From the Lathyrus oleraceus cultivar Zhongwan6 chromosome 4, CAAS_Psat_ZW6_1.0, whole genome shotgun sequence genome, one window contains:
- the LOC127074486 gene encoding probable disease resistance protein At5g66900 isoform X2, translating into MAMVLDAVIGKVVDELLSSVVEMKNRALKFKSTLERLEKTLQSLAPLINQIDELNKKLDRPAKETERLIKQMKDGKELVLKCCDQDKIQWWNCCYKKAEYQEQLEELDGEIRRFFELDLRAQDARNGLEALLEIKEFRAEFRSVGLRNERIELRGVCLPPQPPGFTVGLDGPLNELKKRLLNDEVSVSVVTVTGSGGSGKSTLAKRFCWDEQVKGKFKDNILFITFAKTPKLNAIVQKLFQHTGYQVPDFQSDEDMFNQLEQLMKQIVKNGPILLVLDDVWLGSESLVDNFVFEIPNYKILVTSRFAIGRFGHPFVLKPLSEANAINLFKHSASLTKSNSDIPDDVVKEIVRGCSGSPLALRVSGRSLSNEPQIVWLNRARELSAGGTILDSNTDILSCLQKSLDVLDPKSMECFRDLGLFPEDQRIPVAALVDMWAELRNDDDATAMERIYKLVNLNLADIIVTRKVASGTIDYNYHYVTQHGLLRDLAIRNNSQEPEDKRNRLIIDTSANNLPSWWTSETEYHIAAHVLSISTDEAFPSKWCNLQPTQVEAFVLNLREKKCILPMFMKKMNKLKVLIITNYDFYQAELENFELLDHLSSLKRIRLEKVLIPFLGKTIVQLKNLQKCSFFMCNVNEAFKNCTIQDSEIFPNLVEINFDYCDMVELPNVISYIVSLKKVSWRN; encoded by the exons ATGGCTATGGTTCTAGATGCAGTTATTGGAAAAGTAGTGGATGAACTTTTGAGTTCAGTAGTTGAAATGAAGAACAGAGCTTTGAAGTTCAAATCAACTCTAGAAAGATTAGAAAAAACTCTCCAATCATTAGCACCGTTGATCAATCAAATAGATGAACTCAACAAGAAACTAGATCGACCAGCTAAAGAAACAGAAAGACTAATCAAGCAAATGAAAGACGGAAAAGAACTCGTCCTCAAATGTTGTGATCAAGACAAAATCCAGTGGTGGAACTGTTGTTACAAAAAGGCAGAATATCAAGAACAGCTTGAAGAGTTGGATGGTGAGATTAGAAGATTTTTTGAGCTTGATTTGAGAGCTCAAGATGCGAGGAATGGGTTGGAAGCACTTTTGGAGATTAAGGAGTTTCGTGCTGAGTTTAGAAGTGTTGGTTTGAGGAATGAGAGAATTGAATTAAGAGGTGTTTGTTTGCCTCCTCAACCACCTGGTTTTACTGTTGGGTTGGATGGGCCTTTGAATGAGTTGAAGAAGAGGTTGTTGAATGATGAGGTTAGTGTTTCTGTTGTTACGGTTACTGGTTCCGGTGGATCGGGGAAATCTACGTTGGCGAAAAGGTTTTGTTGGGATGAACAAGTAAAAG GTAAATTCAAGGATAATATCTTGTTCATTACATTTGCAAAAACACCAAAGCTGAATGCCATAGTGCAGAAACTGTTTCAACACACTGGCTATCAAGTTCCCGATTTTCAAAGCGATGAAGATATGTTTAACCAATTGGAACAATTGATGaaacaaattgtgaaaaatgGCCCGATATTGTTGGTCTTGGACGATGTTTGGTTAGGATCGGAATCACTTGTTGACAATTTTGTGTTTGAGATTCCAAATTACAAGATTTTAGTGACATCAAGATTTGCAATTGGAAGATTTGGACATCCATTTGTCTTGAAACCACTTTCGGAAGCAAATGCTATAAACCTGTTTAAACATTCAGCTTCCTTAACCAAGAGCAACTCAGATATTCCTGATGATGTTGTGAAAGAG ATAGTAAGAGGTTGTAGCGGTTCTCCCTTAGCGCTTCGAGTGAGTGGAAGATCGTTAAGTAATGAACCACAGATAGTTTGGCTTAACAGGGCTAGGGAATTATCAGCTGGTGGTACGATTCTCGATTCTAACACCGACATACTTTCGTGTCTCCAAAAGAGCTTAGATGTTTTGGATCCAAAATCCATGGAGTGTTTTCGGGACTTAGGCTTATTCCCTGAAGATCAGAGGATCCCTGTCGCTGCCCTTGTTGATATGTGGGCAGAACTAAGGAATGATGATGATGCAACTGCAATGGAGAGAATCTATAAACTGGTTAACCTCAACTTAGCTGATATTATTGTCACAAG GAAAGTGGCGAGTGGTACAATTGACTACAACTATCATTATGTTACACAACACGGCCTTCTTCGTGACCTAGCCATCCGTAATAATAGCCAAGAGCCCGAGGATAAGAGGAATAGACTCATAATTGACACAAGTGCAAATAATCTTCCCTCGTGGTGGACATCAGAGACTGAATATCACATTGCAGCTCACGTTTTATCTATATCAACTG ATGAGGCATTCCCTTCGAAATGGTGTAACTTGCAACCAACTCAAGTTGAGGCTTTCGTGTTAAACCTTAGAGAAAAGAAGTGCATACTACCAATGTTCATGAAGAAAATGAACAAACTAAAAGTTTTAATAATAACAAACTATGACTTCTATCAAGCTGAATTAGAGAATTTCGAGCTTCTCGACCATCTATCAAGTCTCAAGCGAATCAGATTAGAGAAAGTCTTGATTCCTTTCCTCGGGAAAACAATAGTACAATTGAAGAATCTTCAGAAGTGTTCTTTCTTCATGTGCAATGTGAATGAAGCATTTAAGAATTGCACTATCCAAGATTCAGAAATTTTTCCAAATTTGGTGGAGATCAATTTCGATTACTGTGACATGGTGGAACTGCCAAATGTGATTTCTTACATTGTATCCCTAAAGAAG GTGAGTTGGAGAAACTAG
- the LOC127074486 gene encoding probable disease resistance protein At5g66900 isoform X1, translating into MAMVLDAVIGKVVDELLSSVVEMKNRALKFKSTLERLEKTLQSLAPLINQIDELNKKLDRPAKETERLIKQMKDGKELVLKCCDQDKIQWWNCCYKKAEYQEQLEELDGEIRRFFELDLRAQDARNGLEALLEIKEFRAEFRSVGLRNERIELRGVCLPPQPPGFTVGLDGPLNELKKRLLNDEVSVSVVTVTGSGGSGKSTLAKRFCWDEQVKGKFKDNILFITFAKTPKLNAIVQKLFQHTGYQVPDFQSDEDMFNQLEQLMKQIVKNGPILLVLDDVWLGSESLVDNFVFEIPNYKILVTSRFAIGRFGHPFVLKPLSEANAINLFKHSASLTKSNSDIPDDVVKEIVRGCSGSPLALRVSGRSLSNEPQIVWLNRARELSAGGTILDSNTDILSCLQKSLDVLDPKSMECFRDLGLFPEDQRIPVAALVDMWAELRNDDDATAMERIYKLVNLNLADIIVTRKVASGTIDYNYHYVTQHGLLRDLAIRNNSQEPEDKRNRLIIDTSANNLPSWWTSETEYHIAAHVLSISTDEAFPSKWCNLQPTQVEAFVLNLREKKCILPMFMKKMNKLKVLIITNYDFYQAELENFELLDHLSSLKRIRLEKVLIPFLGKTIVQLKNLQKCSFFMCNVNEAFKNCTIQDSEIFPNLVEINFDYCDMVELPNVISYIVSLKKVSITNCHKLSALHEGIGKLVNLESLRLSSCSGLLKLPDSITNIHRLKFLDISGCISLSHLPDNVGELEKLENLNMRGCSSISELPSSVMDLEGLKHVVCDEETAEKWEPFRAILSDLRIEVVQEDFNLDFLYNQ; encoded by the exons ATGGCTATGGTTCTAGATGCAGTTATTGGAAAAGTAGTGGATGAACTTTTGAGTTCAGTAGTTGAAATGAAGAACAGAGCTTTGAAGTTCAAATCAACTCTAGAAAGATTAGAAAAAACTCTCCAATCATTAGCACCGTTGATCAATCAAATAGATGAACTCAACAAGAAACTAGATCGACCAGCTAAAGAAACAGAAAGACTAATCAAGCAAATGAAAGACGGAAAAGAACTCGTCCTCAAATGTTGTGATCAAGACAAAATCCAGTGGTGGAACTGTTGTTACAAAAAGGCAGAATATCAAGAACAGCTTGAAGAGTTGGATGGTGAGATTAGAAGATTTTTTGAGCTTGATTTGAGAGCTCAAGATGCGAGGAATGGGTTGGAAGCACTTTTGGAGATTAAGGAGTTTCGTGCTGAGTTTAGAAGTGTTGGTTTGAGGAATGAGAGAATTGAATTAAGAGGTGTTTGTTTGCCTCCTCAACCACCTGGTTTTACTGTTGGGTTGGATGGGCCTTTGAATGAGTTGAAGAAGAGGTTGTTGAATGATGAGGTTAGTGTTTCTGTTGTTACGGTTACTGGTTCCGGTGGATCGGGGAAATCTACGTTGGCGAAAAGGTTTTGTTGGGATGAACAAGTAAAAG GTAAATTCAAGGATAATATCTTGTTCATTACATTTGCAAAAACACCAAAGCTGAATGCCATAGTGCAGAAACTGTTTCAACACACTGGCTATCAAGTTCCCGATTTTCAAAGCGATGAAGATATGTTTAACCAATTGGAACAATTGATGaaacaaattgtgaaaaatgGCCCGATATTGTTGGTCTTGGACGATGTTTGGTTAGGATCGGAATCACTTGTTGACAATTTTGTGTTTGAGATTCCAAATTACAAGATTTTAGTGACATCAAGATTTGCAATTGGAAGATTTGGACATCCATTTGTCTTGAAACCACTTTCGGAAGCAAATGCTATAAACCTGTTTAAACATTCAGCTTCCTTAACCAAGAGCAACTCAGATATTCCTGATGATGTTGTGAAAGAG ATAGTAAGAGGTTGTAGCGGTTCTCCCTTAGCGCTTCGAGTGAGTGGAAGATCGTTAAGTAATGAACCACAGATAGTTTGGCTTAACAGGGCTAGGGAATTATCAGCTGGTGGTACGATTCTCGATTCTAACACCGACATACTTTCGTGTCTCCAAAAGAGCTTAGATGTTTTGGATCCAAAATCCATGGAGTGTTTTCGGGACTTAGGCTTATTCCCTGAAGATCAGAGGATCCCTGTCGCTGCCCTTGTTGATATGTGGGCAGAACTAAGGAATGATGATGATGCAACTGCAATGGAGAGAATCTATAAACTGGTTAACCTCAACTTAGCTGATATTATTGTCACAAG GAAAGTGGCGAGTGGTACAATTGACTACAACTATCATTATGTTACACAACACGGCCTTCTTCGTGACCTAGCCATCCGTAATAATAGCCAAGAGCCCGAGGATAAGAGGAATAGACTCATAATTGACACAAGTGCAAATAATCTTCCCTCGTGGTGGACATCAGAGACTGAATATCACATTGCAGCTCACGTTTTATCTATATCAACTG ATGAGGCATTCCCTTCGAAATGGTGTAACTTGCAACCAACTCAAGTTGAGGCTTTCGTGTTAAACCTTAGAGAAAAGAAGTGCATACTACCAATGTTCATGAAGAAAATGAACAAACTAAAAGTTTTAATAATAACAAACTATGACTTCTATCAAGCTGAATTAGAGAATTTCGAGCTTCTCGACCATCTATCAAGTCTCAAGCGAATCAGATTAGAGAAAGTCTTGATTCCTTTCCTCGGGAAAACAATAGTACAATTGAAGAATCTTCAGAAGTGTTCTTTCTTCATGTGCAATGTGAATGAAGCATTTAAGAATTGCACTATCCAAGATTCAGAAATTTTTCCAAATTTGGTGGAGATCAATTTCGATTACTGTGACATGGTGGAACTGCCAAATGTGATTTCTTACATTGTATCCCTAAAGAAGGTTAGTATTACAAATTGTCATAAGCTTAGTGCACTTCATGAAGGAATTGGAAAATTGGTTAATTTGGAATCACTAAGGTTAAGTTCATGCAGTGGTTTATTAAAGTTGCCAGATTCAATCACAAATATTCATAGGCTAAAGTTTCTAGACATCTCTGGATGCATAAGCCTTAGTCATTTACCTGATAATGTAGGTGAGTTGGAGAAACTAGAAAATCTGAATATGAGAGGTTGCTCAAGCATTAGTGAATTGCCATCATCAGTTATGGATCTTGAGGGATTAAAGCATGTGGTGTGTGATGAAGAAACTGCTGAAAAATGGGAACCTTTTAGAGCCATTCTTAGTGATCTAAGGATAGAGGTTGTTCAAGAAGATTTCAATTTAGATTTTCTTTACAATCAGTAG